A genomic region of Trifolium pratense cultivar HEN17-A07 linkage group LG3, ARS_RC_1.1, whole genome shotgun sequence contains the following coding sequences:
- the LOC123915670 gene encoding serine-threonine kinase receptor-associated protein-like encodes MEKKKVTVPLVCHGHSRPVVDLFYSPVTPDGFFLISASKDASPMLRNGETGDWIGTFEGHKGAVWSCCLDANALRAATASADFSTKVWDALTGDELHSFEHKHIVRACAFSEDTHLLLTGGAEKILRIYDLNRPDAPPKEVDKSPGSVRSVAWLHSDQTILSSCTDMGGVRLWDVRTGNIVQTLDTKSPMTSAEVSQDGRYITTADGSTVKFWDANHYGLVKSYDMPCNVESASLEPKFGNKFVAGGEDLWVHVFDFHTGNEIACNKGHHGPVHCVRFSPGGESYASGSEDGTIRIWQTGSEGLSPNGSLEKEKANAEEDISRRIEGFHIAEEAKSKGKEEAGEEL; translated from the exons atggaaaagaaaaaagttacgGTACCTCTTGTTTGTCACGGTCACTCTCGTCCAGTTGTTGATCTCTTCTACAGTCCTGTTACTCCCGATGGTTTCTTCCTCATAAGCGCAAGCAAAG ATGCTAGTCCTATGCTGAGGAATGGAGAGACTGGAGATTGGATTGGAACATTTGAAGGGCACAAAGGTGCGGTTTGGAGTTGTTGCTTGGATGCTAATGCTTTGCGGGCAGCAACCGCTTCGGCTGATTTCTCAAC CAAAGTTTGGGATGCATTAACGGGCGACGAGTTACATTCTTTCGAGCATAAGCACATTGTTAGAGCATGTGCTTTTTCTGAG GATACTCACCTTTTGCTCACTGGGGGAGCTGAGAAAATTCTCCGAATTTATGATTTGAATCGGCCCGATGCACCACCCAAAGAAGTGGATAAATCCCCCGGTTCAGTCAGGAGTGTTGCATGGCTTCATAGTGACCAGACAATATTGAGTTCATGTACTGATATGGGAGGCGTCAG GCTATGGGATGTAAGAACTGGTAACATAGTTCAGACACTTGACACCAAGTCGCCTATGACTAGTGCTGAAGTAAGTCAGGATGGTCGTTATATTACAACTGCCGATGGTTCAACTGTTAAGTTTTGGGATGCAAATCA CTATGGGTTGGTGAAGAGCTATGATATGCCGTGCAATGTGGAATCAGCTTCATTGGAGCCCAAGTTTGGGAACAAGTTTGTTGCTGGGGGAGAAGACTTGTGGGTTCATGTGTTTGATTTCCATACTGGCAATGAGATTG CATGCAACAAAGGCCATCATGGTCCTGTTCACTGTGTCCGTTTTTCTCCTGGTGGAGAATCATATGCATCAGGATCTGAGGATGGAACCATCAGAATATGGCAGACAGGATCAGAGGGTTTATCACCAAATGGATCCCTGGAAAAGGAGAAGGCAAATGCCGAGGAGGATATTTCACGCAGGATTGAGGGTTTTCATATTGCAGAGGAGGCAAAATCTAAAGGAAAGGAAGAGGCTGGGGAGGAATTATGA